From a single Candidatus Delongbacteria bacterium genomic region:
- the pepF gene encoding oligoendopeptidase F, producing MSSTSAPARTPERKEVKTEHCWNLTELYKDDSQWEADLKKLAALKPRIAGFKGTLGKSAEALKACLEFTREMELLQETLYVYAHLKVAEDGINSENQARQARIFQLLSEMGAEFSWYEPELHAIDSKTMDAFLASGTLDEFRIQLNKSLRYKPHVLSEREERLLAMQSEFASTAYRGFSALTDMDLEFGECMSSDGMRPLTQSTMSLFMLDPDREVRRNAYFQYHGVWQKHKNTLAALFNGSVQHDIFSARIRNFPSAREASLFSEDVPVSVYDNLVSTVRANLNTLHRYYTLRSKMMGLKDMASYDLRVPLIKDIKVNHSYEQAVEVIDKALQPLGAEYCGILRKGLLEGWVDRYENKGKTSGAFSSGGYIGSPFILMNYKDEAIDDVFTLAHEGGHSMHSYYSKTNNPFQHYGYTIFVAEVASTFNEQLLARHLYEEATDDTFRAYLINKQIDDIIGTIFRQTMFAEFERDTHAMVEQGQPLTVESLCALYQELSRAYYGSPVTLPDENALIGLMIPHFYHAFYVYKYATGLSAAITLSQGVLEGGGDELQRYLGFLKLGGSKFPLDQLRDAGVDMTQAAPVQKAMDRFSDLVGQLEAIHARSQN from the coding sequence ATGAGTTCGACGAGCGCCCCCGCACGCACGCCGGAGCGGAAAGAAGTGAAGACCGAGCACTGCTGGAATCTGACGGAGCTCTACAAAGATGACAGCCAATGGGAAGCCGATCTCAAGAAACTTGCCGCGCTCAAGCCGCGCATCGCCGGTTTCAAGGGCACCCTGGGCAAATCGGCGGAAGCCCTGAAGGCCTGTCTGGAATTCACGCGCGAGATGGAGCTGCTGCAGGAAACCCTGTACGTCTATGCCCACCTGAAAGTGGCCGAAGACGGCATCAACAGCGAGAACCAGGCCCGCCAGGCCCGCATCTTCCAGCTGTTGAGCGAAATGGGCGCCGAGTTCAGCTGGTACGAGCCCGAGCTGCACGCCATTGACAGCAAGACCATGGACGCGTTCCTGGCCAGTGGCACCCTGGATGAGTTCCGCATTCAATTGAACAAGAGCCTGCGCTACAAGCCCCATGTGCTCAGCGAGCGCGAGGAGCGCCTGCTGGCCATGCAGTCCGAGTTCGCCTCGACGGCCTACCGCGGTTTCTCGGCACTCACCGACATGGACCTGGAATTCGGCGAGTGCATGTCCAGCGACGGCATGCGCCCCCTGACCCAGTCCACCATGTCGCTGTTCATGCTCGACCCCGACCGCGAGGTGCGCCGCAATGCCTACTTCCAGTATCACGGAGTCTGGCAGAAGCACAAGAACACCCTGGCCGCCCTGTTCAACGGCAGCGTGCAGCACGACATCTTCAGCGCGCGGATCCGCAACTTCCCGAGTGCGCGCGAAGCCAGCCTCTTCAGCGAGGACGTGCCCGTCTCGGTGTACGACAATCTGGTGAGCACCGTGCGGGCCAATCTCAACACCCTGCACCGGTATTACACCCTGCGCTCGAAGATGATGGGCCTTAAGGACATGGCCAGCTACGACCTGCGCGTGCCGCTGATCAAGGACATCAAGGTCAACCACAGCTACGAGCAGGCGGTGGAGGTCATCGACAAGGCGCTGCAGCCTCTGGGCGCCGAATACTGCGGCATCCTGCGCAAGGGCCTGCTCGAGGGCTGGGTGGATCGTTACGAGAACAAGGGCAAGACCTCGGGCGCCTTCTCCTCGGGCGGCTACATCGGATCGCCCTTCATCCTGATGAATTACAAGGACGAGGCCATCGACGACGTCTTCACCCTGGCCCACGAGGGCGGGCACTCGATGCATTCGTACTACAGCAAGACCAACAACCCCTTCCAGCACTACGGCTACACGATCTTCGTGGCCGAGGTGGCCAGCACCTTCAACGAGCAGCTGCTGGCGCGTCACCTGTACGAGGAGGCCACCGACGACACCTTCCGGGCCTACCTGATCAACAAGCAGATCGACGACATCATCGGCACGATCTTCCGTCAGACCATGTTCGCCGAGTTCGAGCGTGACACGCACGCAATGGTGGAACAGGGCCAGCCCCTGACCGTGGAAAGCCTTTGCGCCCTCTATCAGGAGCTGAGCCGCGCCTACTACGGCAGCCCGGTGACCCTGCCCGACGAGAACGCGCTGATCGGGCTGATGATTCCGCACTTCTACCACGCCTTCTACGTGTACAAGTACGCCACCGGGCTGTCCGCCGCGATCACCCTCAGTCAGGGCGTGCTCGAAGGTGGCGGCGACGAATTGCAGCGTTACCTGGGCTTCCTGAAACTGGGTGGTTCCAAGTTCCCGCTGGACCAGCTGCGCGACGCCGGTGTGGACATGACCCAGGCCGCCCCCGTGCAGAAGGCCATGGACCGCTTCTCCGACCTGGTCGGCCAGCTGGAAGCGATCCACGCCCGCAGCCAGAACTGA
- a CDS encoding HipA domain-containing protein translates to MTEPRCLLCYDELEADSGDIHARCARRLYGKGPIPQLDVSLDQVQTLAEQAVRARITVPGAQAKLSLGLAGGGSTRAPRRLTLVDAPAGYILKPPSPDFPFLPELEDLSMHLTRLAGIPCVPHGLVRLASGEFAYLTRRIDRQNGTKLHMEDMGQLGGKPTEAKYRGSHEQVARLLQRFSAQPGLDLIRLYEQVHVAFLLGNSDLHLKNLSLLKDPQRGWLLSPAYDMVATRLVLETDPEELALTLNGKRSRLDHGDFLAAMATSGLEPKAAHNLQRRVAHALPGWHTMIDRSFLPAELRLRFHALITERSARLGIGGQAE, encoded by the coding sequence GTGACTGAACCGCGCTGCCTGCTGTGTTACGATGAACTGGAAGCGGACAGCGGGGACATCCATGCCCGCTGCGCCCGGCGCCTCTACGGTAAGGGACCGATCCCGCAGCTGGATGTCAGCCTGGACCAGGTGCAAACGCTTGCCGAGCAGGCCGTTCGCGCTCGGATCACCGTTCCGGGTGCACAGGCCAAACTGTCCCTGGGACTGGCCGGTGGCGGAAGCACCCGGGCGCCCAGGCGCCTCACCCTGGTGGACGCGCCCGCCGGTTACATTCTGAAACCCCCCAGCCCCGACTTTCCCTTCCTGCCGGAACTGGAAGACCTCTCAATGCACCTGACCCGCCTGGCAGGGATCCCCTGTGTGCCCCACGGCCTGGTGCGGCTGGCGTCGGGCGAATTCGCCTACCTGACACGGCGGATCGACCGCCAGAATGGCACGAAACTCCACATGGAAGACATGGGTCAGCTGGGCGGAAAACCCACGGAAGCCAAGTACCGCGGTTCCCACGAGCAGGTGGCCCGGCTGCTGCAGCGCTTCTCGGCCCAGCCCGGCCTGGACCTGATCCGCTTGTATGAGCAGGTCCATGTGGCGTTTCTGCTGGGCAACAGCGACCTGCACCTGAAGAACCTCTCGCTGCTGAAGGACCCCCAGAGGGGCTGGCTGCTCAGCCCGGCCTACGACATGGTGGCCACCCGTCTGGTTCTGGAAACCGACCCGGAAGAGCTGGCACTGACCTTGAACGGGAAACGCAGCCGGCTGGATCACGGGGACTTCCTTGCGGCCATGGCCACCAGTGGGCTGGAGCCCAAGGCCGCGCACAACCTGCAGCGCCGGGTGGCGCACGCCCTGCCCGGATGGCACACGATGATCGACCGCAGTTTCCTGCCCGCCGAGCTGCGCCTGCGCTTCCACGCCTTGATCACGGAACGCTCGGCTCGGCTGGGGATCGGGGGCCAGGCCGAATAG
- a CDS encoding HipA N-terminal domain-containing protein: MHGRLAGRLLEDETGYHFQYDLDYLALPDPEAISQTLPLQSAAYSSATLFPFFDGLIPEGWLLHIAERNWKLDPRDRMGLLLATCRDCIGAASVEDEAGEAPRD, translated from the coding sequence ATGCATGGCCGCCTGGCGGGCCGCCTGCTCGAGGATGAGACCGGCTACCATTTCCAGTATGATCTGGACTACCTCGCGCTTCCGGACCCGGAGGCGATCAGCCAGACTCTGCCCCTGCAAAGCGCCGCATACAGCAGCGCCACCCTGTTTCCCTTCTTCGATGGCCTGATTCCCGAGGGCTGGCTGCTGCACATCGCCGAGCGCAACTGGAAACTGGACCCGCGCGACCGCATGGGCCTGCTGCTGGCCACCTGTCGGGACTGCATCGGTGCCGCCAGTGTCGAGGACGAAGCCGGGGAGGCACCCCGTGACTGA
- a CDS encoding helix-turn-helix transcriptional regulator codes for METLSAFVRRKRKEAGLTQVALADTAGVGLRFLRELERDKTRLRMDKVNQVLGLFGHQLGPVPARREESGS; via the coding sequence ATGGAAACCCTCAGTGCCTTCGTCCGCAGAAAGCGCAAGGAGGCGGGGCTGACGCAGGTCGCCCTGGCCGACACGGCGGGTGTCGGCCTGCGTTTCCTGCGGGAGCTGGAACGCGACAAGACCCGCCTGAGAATGGACAAGGTGAACCAGGTGCTCGGTCTGTTCGGCCATCAGCTGGGGCCGGTGCCCGCGCGCCGTGAGGAATCCGGCTCGTGA
- a CDS encoding glutathione peroxidase, which produces MYEFTVDRLDGSSEQLASNRGNVLLIVNTASECGLTPQYEKLQTLHERYAARGLKIMGFPCNEFGGQEPGSAEQIQTFCSANYGVEFPMYAKVKVLGDGAAPLFKWLKTNSPEGKQNEIAWNFNKFLVDGEGHVVDRFEPKVDPLSPEVIARIEELLPAK; this is translated from the coding sequence ATGTACGAGTTCACCGTGGATCGCCTTGATGGCAGCTCCGAGCAGCTGGCCAGCAACCGGGGCAACGTATTGCTGATCGTGAATACGGCCTCCGAATGCGGGTTGACCCCGCAGTACGAGAAACTGCAGACCCTGCATGAGCGTTACGCCGCCCGCGGGCTGAAGATCATGGGCTTCCCCTGCAACGAATTCGGGGGCCAGGAACCCGGCAGCGCCGAGCAGATCCAGACCTTCTGCAGTGCCAATTACGGAGTCGAGTTTCCCATGTACGCCAAGGTCAAGGTGCTGGGCGACGGCGCCGCGCCTCTGTTCAAGTGGCTGAAGACGAACTCCCCCGAGGGCAAGCAGAACGAGATCGCCTGGAACTTCAACAAGTTCCTCGTGGACGGCGAGGGCCATGTGGTCGATCGCTTCGAGCCCAAGGTGGATCCGCTGTCCCCCGAAGTGATCGCCCGCATCGAGGAACTGCTGCCCGCCAAGTAG
- a CDS encoding TonB-dependent receptor, whose amino-acid sequence MIHTQRALSGLLLVLLLAAGAATHAATRGVLKGTVLDARDHQPVVGANIVLPGSHAGASTDLDGHYTILAEAGIWSVKVSHVNYVDVSWEKIVLVDGQTTTLDMELEPNVIDAGEIVVQGTLLTNGENALLVARQKASTVNDAISAEQITRNGDGNVSAALKRITGVTVRGGKDIFVRGLGERYANVQLNGSVMPSTNPDRKEVPADLLSSSLVDHVTVQKTWTPDQPGEFGGGSVQIRTREFPEGRSLKVGLSSSYNLRSTNQNYLSYSGGDTDFLGFDDGTRAMPSEVAATDRLVASSGRQFASAFQNVWTPTSSRAGLGKGGSLSWADRFGLAHDRELGVTTAFSWNLKTDSRDGEYRNLYQPGSLSSDFQRQAGSQDAGLSAMANTFLRLDSRTTIGLRTLYVNESEDQASLVTGYYYNSDGDYRQSILKFVRRSLMSGTLEVDHRLATLPGGKLKFSAGLAGTTRSEPDTRNTHYAWNSVTNQYEIVFGLRSNSHFFSEQQDRNLDLDLGLEFKPQTQFTVRTGLQFLTRTRDFQARKFVYELEPNMVYPVELRGQNAEVALNADLVQQGVLRLYEGTRDSDSYDASQRRISGYLSLDWSPLDVLDVTLGGRVEADRQALNSEELGRHTDVLPALNATWRPTSQTALRGALSMTLARPEFRELADFYFADFLGGRTTYGNSEIERTRIYNADLRGEWFYGIGELAALGGFYKHFDKPIELRHRNSQNPEVYYDNAESADLFGLEVELRKELPASMSLNGNLTLIHSSVSYGGTSASQASSDRPMFGQSPYSLNLNWNWQLEKLASTANLSWNRFGKRLSSVGSVNQGGDEYEMPFDRLDLNLSRNWGQLSTRLGLRNLLDEAVEFRQAGTVTNRYRQGRELSLGVSWEL is encoded by the coding sequence ATGATTCACACACAACGAGCCCTGTCCGGGCTGCTGCTGGTCCTGTTGCTGGCAGCAGGCGCCGCCACACATGCGGCGACCCGGGGCGTGCTCAAGGGCACGGTGCTGGACGCGCGCGATCATCAACCGGTGGTGGGCGCCAACATCGTGCTGCCCGGCAGTCATGCCGGAGCGTCCACGGACCTGGATGGCCACTACACGATTCTGGCTGAGGCCGGCATCTGGAGCGTGAAGGTGAGCCATGTCAATTATGTGGACGTGAGCTGGGAGAAGATCGTGCTGGTGGACGGCCAGACCACGACCCTGGACATGGAACTGGAACCCAACGTGATCGATGCGGGCGAGATCGTGGTACAGGGCACCCTGCTCACCAACGGCGAGAACGCCCTGCTGGTGGCACGCCAGAAAGCCAGCACGGTGAACGACGCGATCAGTGCCGAGCAGATCACGCGCAATGGCGATGGCAATGTCAGCGCCGCGCTCAAGCGGATCACGGGAGTGACCGTGCGCGGTGGCAAGGACATTTTCGTGCGCGGTCTGGGCGAGCGTTATGCCAATGTGCAGCTCAATGGCTCGGTGATGCCGTCGACCAATCCCGACCGCAAGGAAGTGCCCGCCGACCTGCTGTCGTCCAGTCTGGTGGATCACGTGACCGTGCAGAAGACCTGGACCCCCGACCAGCCCGGCGAGTTCGGGGGCGGTTCGGTGCAGATCCGCACGCGCGAGTTTCCCGAGGGACGCTCCCTCAAGGTGGGGCTGAGTTCTTCCTACAACCTGCGCAGCACCAACCAGAACTATCTGAGCTACTCGGGTGGCGACACGGACTTCCTGGGCTTTGATGATGGCACGCGCGCCATGCCCTCTGAGGTGGCTGCGACCGATCGTCTGGTGGCGTCCAGCGGTCGCCAGTTCGCCAGCGCGTTCCAGAATGTCTGGACGCCCACCTCCTCCCGGGCCGGCCTGGGGAAGGGCGGCTCGCTGAGCTGGGCCGATCGTTTCGGCCTGGCGCACGATCGCGAGCTGGGCGTGACCACCGCCTTCAGCTGGAACCTGAAGACCGACTCCCGCGACGGCGAGTACCGCAACCTGTACCAGCCGGGCTCGCTGTCCTCGGATTTCCAGCGCCAGGCCGGCAGCCAGGACGCGGGCCTGAGCGCCATGGCCAACACCTTTCTGCGGCTGGATTCCCGCACCACCATCGGGCTGCGCACTCTGTACGTCAACGAGAGCGAAGATCAGGCCAGTCTGGTCACGGGCTACTACTACAACTCCGACGGCGACTATCGCCAGAGCATTCTCAAGTTCGTGCGCCGTTCGCTGATGAGCGGTACGCTGGAAGTGGATCACCGCCTGGCCACCCTGCCCGGGGGCAAGCTGAAGTTCAGCGCGGGTCTGGCGGGCACCACGCGCAGCGAGCCCGATACGCGCAACACGCACTACGCCTGGAACTCGGTCACCAACCAGTACGAGATCGTCTTCGGGCTGCGCTCCAATTCGCACTTCTTCTCGGAACAGCAGGACCGCAATCTGGATCTGGATCTGGGGCTGGAGTTCAAGCCACAGACCCAGTTCACCGTGCGCACCGGCCTGCAGTTCCTGACCCGCACCCGTGATTTCCAGGCGCGCAAGTTCGTCTACGAGCTGGAACCCAACATGGTCTACCCGGTGGAGCTGCGCGGCCAGAATGCCGAAGTGGCCCTGAACGCCGACCTGGTTCAGCAGGGAGTGCTGCGCCTCTACGAAGGCACACGCGACTCCGATTCCTACGATGCCAGCCAGCGCCGGATCAGTGGCTACCTGAGTCTGGACTGGAGCCCGCTGGATGTTCTGGACGTGACTCTGGGCGGACGTGTCGAAGCCGATCGCCAGGCGCTGAATTCCGAAGAGTTGGGGCGTCACACGGACGTGCTGCCGGCGCTGAACGCCACCTGGCGTCCCACGTCGCAGACCGCGCTGCGCGGAGCACTTTCCATGACTCTGGCCCGCCCCGAGTTCCGCGAACTGGCCGACTTCTACTTCGCCGATTTCCTTGGCGGACGCACGACCTACGGCAACAGCGAGATCGAGCGGACCCGGATCTACAACGCCGATCTGCGCGGCGAGTGGTTCTACGGCATCGGCGAGCTGGCCGCGCTGGGCGGATTCTACAAGCATTTCGACAAGCCCATCGAACTGCGCCATCGCAATTCGCAGAACCCCGAGGTGTATTACGACAACGCCGAATCGGCGGACCTCTTCGGGCTGGAAGTCGAGCTGCGCAAGGAACTGCCAGCCTCGATGAGCCTCAACGGCAACCTGACCCTGATCCATTCCAGCGTGTCCTACGGTGGCACCAGCGCCAGTCAGGCCAGCAGCGACCGGCCGATGTTCGGTCAGTCACCCTATTCCCTCAACCTCAACTGGAACTGGCAGCTGGAGAAGCTGGCCAGCACCGCCAACCTCTCCTGGAACCGTTTTGGCAAGCGCCTGAGCAGCGTGGGCAGCGTGAATCAGGGTGGTGATGAATACGAAATGCCCTTCGATCGCCTGGACCTGAACCTCAGCCGCAACTGGGGCCAGCTGAGCACGCGCCTGGGCCTGCGCAACCTGCTGGACGAGGCGGTCGAGTTCCGCCAGGCCGGCACCGTGACCAACCGCTATCGTCAGGGCCGTGAACTGAGCCTGGGCGTGAGCTGGGAACTGTGA
- a CDS encoding PAS domain-containing protein, with amino-acid sequence MKNRRLFLQLFPALLATLLVSLALLAVFAGRSFRQQTFERQQQDLLERAQLLAPSVIDLLESNQRDALDRLLLRIGPSSHTRITIMALNGIVLAETDEDPASMENHGTRPEMLAALQSGEGHSIRFSKTLQQEMVYVALRLDRDGTPRAVVRTSIPLHDVREAVSRIYQFLFLCSLVLALIAAGLALWITRRISRPIEGMRHAAELYASGRLSFRLEAVPISELSALALAMNRMAGSLEEKIASLARERNMREALLDSMNEGVVGLDKAGRILFVNRAAVRLLGLPGDRLHGNLLLDMLPLEELRQALMPALVTRGSRELCVPWGETDLRYLALGVTTLHDLDDQEIGSLAVFSEITRMRRLERVREDFVANVSHELRTPITSIRGFVESLNEGALEDPPTARRFLGIIERQVVRLSAIIDDLLALSRIERDEQDQTVEFQLTGLRAVIEEALGICEFKARERRVNLAVECAGDPHWVLNAAMLERALINLVENAIKYSPEEGTVTLRVDPGESELRLTIEDQGPGIPAEHLPRLFERFYVVDRARSRSMGGTGLGLSIVKHIARTHQGRVSVDSRPGAGSRFTLHLPADPSAPAPSA; translated from the coding sequence ATGAAGAATCGCAGGCTCTTCCTGCAACTTTTTCCGGCACTGCTGGCCACCCTGCTGGTCAGTCTGGCGCTGCTGGCGGTGTTCGCCGGGCGCTCCTTCCGTCAGCAGACCTTCGAGCGCCAGCAGCAGGACCTGCTGGAACGCGCCCAGCTGCTGGCGCCTTCCGTGATCGATCTTCTCGAATCCAATCAGCGCGACGCCCTTGATCGCCTGCTGCTTCGCATCGGACCCTCCTCGCACACGCGGATCACGATCATGGCCCTGAACGGAATCGTGCTGGCGGAGACGGACGAAGATCCCGCCAGCATGGAGAATCATGGCACCCGTCCGGAAATGCTGGCCGCCCTCCAGAGCGGCGAGGGCCACTCGATCCGCTTCAGCAAGACCCTTCAGCAGGAAATGGTCTACGTGGCCCTGCGACTCGACCGGGATGGAACACCGCGGGCCGTGGTGCGCACCAGCATTCCCCTGCACGATGTCCGCGAAGCAGTGAGCCGGATCTACCAGTTCCTCTTCCTGTGCAGCTTGGTGCTGGCTCTGATCGCCGCCGGTCTGGCACTCTGGATCACGCGGCGGATCAGCCGTCCCATCGAAGGCATGCGTCACGCGGCGGAACTGTACGCCAGTGGACGGCTCAGTTTCCGCCTGGAAGCGGTACCGATCTCCGAACTGAGCGCCCTGGCCCTGGCGATGAATCGGATGGCGGGCAGCCTGGAGGAGAAGATCGCCAGCCTGGCCCGCGAGCGGAACATGCGCGAGGCGCTGCTGGATTCCATGAACGAAGGGGTGGTGGGGCTGGACAAGGCGGGCCGGATTCTCTTCGTGAACCGGGCGGCCGTGCGCCTGCTGGGTCTCCCGGGCGACCGTCTGCACGGCAACCTGCTGCTGGACATGCTGCCGCTGGAGGAATTGCGCCAGGCGCTGATGCCCGCGCTGGTCACCCGGGGCAGCCGTGAACTGTGCGTGCCCTGGGGCGAAACCGACCTGCGCTACCTGGCGCTGGGCGTGACCACCCTGCACGACCTGGACGACCAGGAAATCGGCAGCCTGGCCGTGTTCAGCGAAATCACGCGCATGCGTCGCCTGGAACGGGTGCGCGAGGATTTTGTGGCCAATGTCTCACACGAACTGCGCACACCCATCACCTCGATCCGGGGCTTCGTCGAATCGCTCAACGAAGGAGCGCTGGAAGATCCGCCCACTGCCCGTCGTTTCCTGGGCATCATTGAGCGCCAGGTCGTGCGCCTGAGCGCGATCATCGACGATCTGCTGGCGCTGTCGCGCATCGAACGCGACGAACAGGACCAGACCGTCGAGTTCCAGCTGACCGGCCTGAGGGCCGTGATCGAGGAGGCGTTGGGGATCTGCGAGTTCAAGGCCCGCGAGCGTCGGGTGAACCTGGCGGTCGAGTGCGCGGGTGACCCGCACTGGGTGCTGAACGCGGCCATGCTGGAGCGCGCACTGATCAACCTGGTCGAAAACGCCATCAAGTACAGCCCCGAGGAGGGCACGGTCACGCTGCGCGTGGATCCCGGCGAGAGCGAGCTGCGCCTCACCATTGAAGACCAGGGCCCCGGCATTCCCGCCGAGCACCTGCCCCGGCTGTTCGAGCGCTTCTATGTGGTGGACCGGGCACGCAGCCGCAGCATGGGCGGCACCGGCCTGGGGCTGTCCATCGTCAAGCACATCGCCCGTACTCACCAGGGTCGCGTCAGTGTGGACAGCCGTCCTGGCGCGGGCTCCCGCTTCACTTTGCACCTTCCCGCCGATCCGAGCGCGCCTGCCCCGAGCGCCTGA
- a CDS encoding response regulator transcription factor produces MARTRILVVEDEEDIAELIQFTLNRDGFACDHVADGARALKAIEDLRPDLVLLDLMLPGSDGNTICRELRSNPDLARIPVIMLTARGQEGDMIRGLEHGADDYITKPFSPRLLCARIRAVMRRRGAVEPPVGEEPPRVIRRGPIEIYPGKHQLRLNGEVVELTYTEFQLLHLLAGRPGWVFTRYQIVDAVRGEGYPVTERAVDVQVVGLRRKLGDAALYIETVRGVGYRFKESDN; encoded by the coding sequence ATGGCCCGCACGCGCATTCTGGTGGTGGAAGACGAAGAGGACATCGCCGAGCTGATCCAGTTCACCCTGAACCGGGACGGCTTCGCCTGCGATCACGTGGCCGATGGTGCCCGTGCCCTCAAGGCCATCGAAGACCTGCGCCCCGACCTGGTGCTGCTGGACCTGATGCTGCCCGGAAGCGATGGCAACACCATCTGTCGCGAACTTCGCTCCAACCCCGACCTGGCGCGGATTCCCGTGATCATGCTGACCGCGCGAGGCCAGGAAGGCGACATGATCCGCGGCCTGGAACACGGTGCCGACGATTACATCACCAAACCCTTCAGCCCACGCCTGCTCTGCGCACGCATCCGTGCCGTGATGCGTCGCCGTGGTGCGGTGGAGCCGCCGGTGGGCGAGGAGCCACCGCGGGTCATCCGGCGCGGGCCGATCGAGATCTATCCCGGCAAGCACCAGCTGCGCCTCAATGGCGAGGTGGTGGAGCTGACCTACACCGAATTCCAGTTGCTGCATCTGCTGGCGGGACGTCCGGGCTGGGTCTTCACCCGCTACCAGATCGTGGACGCGGTGCGCGGGGAGGGCTATCCCGTGACCGAACGCGCCGTGGACGTGCAGGTCGTGGGCCTGCGTCGCAAGCTGGGTGACGCCGCGCTCTACATCGAAACCGTGCGTGGTGTGGGCTACCGATTCAAGGAGTCCGACAACTGA
- a CDS encoding helix-turn-helix transcriptional regulator gives MSSPRPRKRVDEDVRRMHQVLSRNLRQLMAESNGGQSSSVLSLARATGLGTGSIQALLRDQDHSPSIRVLERLAQHFGLRGAWVLMSNMDLDREICFWLATHRLPFSMQEVDITRLVALCEPWQTPEAAHALLELAREMTLGEFRALLDRAEGLELPTNPNWTVLASQIAG, from the coding sequence ATGAGCAGTCCCAGACCCCGCAAGCGCGTGGATGAAGACGTGCGACGCATGCACCAGGTGCTGTCGCGCAACCTGCGCCAGTTGATGGCCGAAAGCAATGGGGGCCAGAGCAGCAGCGTGCTCTCGCTGGCGCGGGCCACGGGGCTGGGTACCGGCAGCATCCAGGCCCTGCTGCGCGACCAGGACCACAGCCCGAGCATTCGTGTACTGGAACGACTGGCCCAGCACTTCGGCCTGCGCGGCGCCTGGGTCCTGATGAGCAACATGGACCTGGACCGCGAGATCTGTTTCTGGCTGGCCACCCATCGGCTGCCATTCTCGATGCAGGAAGTGGACATCACCCGCCTGGTGGCGCTCTGCGAACCCTGGCAGACCCCCGAGGCGGCCCATGCCCTGCTGGAACTGGCCCGCGAAATGACCCTGGGCGAGTTCCGCGCCCTGCTGGACCGGGCCGAGGGCCTGGAGCTGCCCACCAACCCCAACTGGACCGTGCTGGCCAGCCAGATCGCCGGCTGA
- a CDS encoding UbiA family prenyltransferase, with protein MNARVHHWIKAARPLSLGNIWPPALAGWFLATDAGAAGGSGWLLLLLVACWLDQLAIVFLNEVADQAADRLNPRPTLFSGGSRVLVDALIPAATLRRAGLLAASGFLGLCLLAGLLLGDWRAPALALAGIALLHAYSFRPLRLNYEGGGELLQASGVAFVLPGLGLLLAGGTWGLLAPDEWLGLFLLAMPGALGSTLTDAPADRLAGKETLAARFGTSAAALLGLASGCTALGLLADRFSPLGFWSLVTLLGLLLLQRAAFRLWRLPESEAAHGWNRLSAQLLLVFTMLGWLGLGPLSSI; from the coding sequence ATGAACGCCCGAGTGCATCACTGGATCAAAGCCGCGCGTCCACTTTCTCTGGGCAACATCTGGCCTCCCGCGCTCGCGGGCTGGTTTCTGGCCACGGACGCCGGTGCCGCGGGTGGAAGCGGCTGGTTGCTGCTGCTGCTGGTTGCCTGCTGGCTGGACCAACTGGCCATCGTGTTCCTCAATGAAGTGGCCGACCAGGCCGCCGACCGACTGAATCCACGCCCCACCCTCTTTTCCGGTGGATCGCGTGTGCTGGTGGATGCCCTGATTCCGGCAGCGACGCTGCGGCGTGCGGGCCTGTTGGCGGCCTCCGGATTCCTGGGGCTGTGCCTGCTGGCCGGGCTGTTGCTGGGCGACTGGCGTGCGCCCGCCCTGGCCCTGGCCGGGATCGCCTTGCTGCACGCCTACAGTTTTCGTCCCCTGCGCCTGAACTACGAGGGCGGCGGCGAGCTGCTGCAGGCATCGGGAGTGGCTTTCGTGCTTCCCGGTCTGGGGCTGCTGCTTGCGGGCGGGACCTGGGGCCTGCTGGCTCCCGACGAATGGCTTGGGCTGTTTCTGCTGGCCATGCCCGGAGCGCTGGGCAGCACTCTGACCGACGCCCCCGCCGATCGCCTGGCAGGCAAGGAAACTCTGGCCGCCCGCTTCGGCACCAGCGCAGCGGCCCTGCTGGGGCTGGCTTCCGGCTGCACGGCGCTGGGTCTGCTGGCCGATCGCTTCAGCCCACTGGGTTTCTGGAGTCTGGTGACCCTGCTGGGCCTGCTGCTGCTTCAGCGCGCGGCCTTCAGGCTGTGGCGCCTGCCCGAGTCGGAAGCCGCTCACGGCTGGAATCGCCTGAGTGCCCAGCTGCTGCTGGTCTTCACCATGCTGGGGTGGCTGGGGCTGGGGCCCCTGTCCTCGATCTGA